The stretch of DNA AAATCGATGCGGCTGGGACGGCTCGTCGACAGCTGGGCGTTTTCAAGCGGGGTGAGTTGGACTAAGCTGGACTTAGGCGGCACGGCAAGACACCTCGGGTTCTGGGCCAGAAAGCTAAAAGCCTCTATTTTGACGGATTTGGCTTTTGAAATAAACTCGGCGCCCTTCGGACCCGGGCCGACTGTGTGCGAAACGGGTGCGAAACGGGTGCGAAACCAGGGATTTTCGGCCCTTTGACTGCCCTTTTGGGGCTACAAAAAAAAAGCTGCCCTCTCCCCCTAGCGGGGCAGAATCTGGGCGATCAGGTCGGTTTCCAGGGGCAAGGGCTCGCCGCAGAGCCAAGCGGCGATCAAATCCCCGCCCAGGGCCGACCAGCTCAGGCCGCGCGAAGCATAGCCGGTCGCCAGCCAGACGCCGTCGGCATGGGCCAGCGGCCCGATGGCCGGCAGGCGACCGGGCAACACCGCCCGCCAACCGGCCCAGCCGGGAAGATCGCCGGCCGGCAGCCCACGCAAAGCCAGCCCTGCGCCTGCATCCAGCAGCCCAGCCGCCTTGTCCAGATTGACGCGCTGCCCTGCGGCGCCGGCCTCTGCCCGCGCGGCGCCGTGCACATAAGTGCTGCCCGCCACACACCAGCCTTGCACCTCGGGCAGCAGATAGCCCTCGCCTCCCACGATGCAGTGCGGGCCGCCGCGCAACGCGCAAGCGGGTATTTGCGTGACTTCGCCGGCCAGAGCATGCATCTGCGCCAATCTGGGCAAAAAAGGGTCCAGCAGGCCGCTGGCCCGCAGCAACGCCGGCGCCTGGGCGGCACAGGCCAGCACAACTTGATCGGCTTCGGCCAACACGAGGCCCCGTGCGTCGCAAGCCTGCCACATCCCGGCGGCCGGCCGGATGCACGCGACCATGCCAGCCCGGCGAGTGACGCCCGGCCTGGACAAAAGCGCAGCGACCAGACGATCCGGCCGCACCAGCAGGCCGTCACGGAAATACACGCCGCCGCGCGCCACCGGCAGCCCTGCCAGTCGCCCCGCTTGGCCGGCGTCGACGAAACGCGCCCAGTCCTCGGGAAAAGCCAGACAGGAAAGGGCCTCGGACAGGGCCGCGGCCCGGCCAACATCGCGCTCCAGCTGCAAGGTGCCGCAGCGGCGCACAGCCTGATCCAGGCCGGCCCAGCGGTGCAAGGCGCGCAGGCTGCCGGCCCGCGACAGGCGCGCCCGCGGATTGTCATCGCGCGCGATCACCGGCGTCAGCGCGGCAGCCAAATGGCCGCGATGCGCGCCCGCGTCGTCGTCGGGCGCCAGCACCGTCACTTGCCGTCCGCGCAGCGCCAGCGCCTGGGCCACGCCGGCCCCTGCCAGGCCCGCACCGATCACCAGCACCGGCGCCGGGTCGGCACAGGGCAGTGCGGGACCCGGCACGGCCTGCGCGGCACGCCTGCCCACGGTCATGTGCAACTTGCCGTAGCCCTGCTCACGTTTTATTTCGAAACCGGCCGCGGCCAGCGTGCGCCGTACATGGCCCACGCTGCACCAGGTCGCCAGCGTGGCATCGGGCGCGGCCAGGCGCGCCAGCACGCCCAGCATTTCGGGCGACC from Bordetella sp. FB-8 encodes:
- the mnmC gene encoding FAD-dependent 5-carboxymethylaminomethyl-2-thiouridine(34) oxidoreductase MnmC; the protein is MSSSYIPLQPATLSFDDAGHPFSASYGDVYHSRTDALGQAEQVFLRGNDLPRRWQGRARFTVCETGFGLGLNFLALWRAWRADPRRVARLHVVSIEGHPLERGALRAAWDRHLPRELRALADFLVEQWPQRLPGLHRLEFEDGAVTLTLAFGEAAAVAPRLSAHVDAYFLDGFAPSRNPAMWSPEMLGVLARLAAPDATLATWCSVGHVRRTLAAAGFEIKREQGYGKLHMTVGRRAAQAVPGPALPCADPAPVLVIGAGLAGAGVAQALALRGRQVTVLAPDDDAGAHRGHLAAALTPVIARDDNPRARLSRAGSLRALHRWAGLDQAVRRCGTLQLERDVGRAAALSEALSCLAFPEDWARFVDAGQAGRLAGLPVARGGVYFRDGLLVRPDRLVAALLSRPGVTRRAGMVACIRPAAGMWQACDARGLVLAEADQVVLACAAQAPALLRASGLLDPFLPRLAQMHALAGEVTQIPACALRGGPHCIVGGEGYLLPEVQGWCVAGSTYVHGAARAEAGAAGQRVNLDKAAGLLDAGAGLALRGLPAGDLPGWAGWRAVLPGRLPAIGPLAHADGVWLATGYASRGLSWSALGGDLIAAWLCGEPLPLETDLIAQILPR